The DNA window TCCGGATGGGGAGCGCCCTTCACGGCCGCGCCGGCATAGACCGCCGTCGCATTGTCGGCGGCGGGAATCGCGACATGGCTGATCGGATGACCGGCCTGTTCCTGAAACTCGGCTTCGGACTGCCAGGTGACGCCGGCATCGGCGCGGCCCTGCATGATCCACAACGGGGTCTGCCGGTGATGGATCTGGGTTAGTTTTGCGGTGCCGTCCTTGACCTTGGTCTCATAGACCATCTTCTCCAGGGCATCGCCGCCGGCTTTGGTCAGCGCGATCTTGATCTGCCGGGCGACGCCTTCGAATTCGGGATTCGGCATCGCCAGGCGTATGCCGGGCTTGCCGAGATCGGCGAGGTCTTTGACGTGCGCCGGATTGTCCTTGGGCACCATGATGGTGAGATCATTGGTCGCGTAGGGCACGGCGGGTCCGACCAGCACGCCCTGCTCGATCAACCCCTTCACCTTCATGAGGCCGGCAAAATAGGCATCCGGCTTCGCGGTCCAGGTCATGTTTCCGACCGTGATACGGCCGCCCGCCTCGATCTGCCGGGCGAGCAGCCCCGGCGGCAACGTTTCCCAGTAGATGTGCCCCTTGTATTCGGGGTGATCGGCCTCGAACGCCTGCACCAGCCGCGCCATCGCGAAGAAATAATTTCCGCCGACATAAAGCACGAGCCTGGGGGAATCGAGATCGCCGTGGAAATCGGCGAGGTTATCGACCTCCGGAATCGTAAAGCCGAGCCCGCGATCGATCGCGTCGTTGTTGGCGCCGTGCTGCCAGGGCGGAAAAACGCTTTCCTGCTTCCCGCTCGACGTGACGGTTTGGGCCAGCGCCGGCGTCGCGAGCAGCGCAAGCGCTGACAACCCGAACAGCATGCCGCGAGGAAAGCGTGTCATGACAGAACTCACCGCTACGTCGCGTAGTGAAAGCCGGCCTGCTGCAACTCGGGCAGCGTGCCGACGGCACCCGGGATCAGGACCACGCCGTCGATCAGATGGTTGGTCAATTCCGCCGCGAGCGCGCCCTGCGAGAGCTTGTCGGGATTGACGTCGGCCTTGATGAGGGCCCCGGCCTGTTCCCAGATCGCGTTGTGGCACGACATGAAAACGACGCCGCGCCGCATCAGCGCAGGGATCGAATTGTCCTCGCCGGAGAAGGGCCCCGCCGGGTCCTCATAATCAGCGGGATCGCCGGTTGCCGCTTTCCGCTCGAGGATCAGCGTATTGGTCTTGAACTTCTCCCCGGCCAGTCTCGTGAGCTGATATTTGTCCCACGTCGCCTGATCGTAGAGCGCCAGATGGGCCGTACCATGCGTGACCGATACCGCGAGAAAATCCGGATGCTTGAACGACCAGATCTGCGAATTAAGCGAGTTGCGCATCAGGTTCAGCCAGGGACTTCCGATCCCGGTATTGTCCCAGACCTGCTTGGGTGCCGACTTGTAGGAGAGCACCTCGGTCAAGGCTTCGTGATCCCATTGCTCGGGATTGGTCAGGATCATCGGCACGGTCTTGAAATCACGACGGCGGGGCGCCCGCGCCAGGCGCTGCTTCAAGGCGTCAAGATCCGTGGCGCCGGGCGGCGTCAGCGCGGATTCGACGGCCGCTGACGCGGGCCTGGCCCGCGCCGATGCAAGGCCGATCGCGCCGGCGGCCGTGCTCAAGGCGAATGCTCTCAATACGCCCCTTCTTCCCGTGACGATCTTCATGGTCACCATCTCCTGTTGGCTATTTTCCGGAGATAGGGACGGCGGACTATCGCGACCAACAAATCTTTTGAATAAAATCAATCGGGCGGCGCGATTTGAAGAAGCCTGGAACCGCGCGGTCGCTGCGCTCAGGGCGGCCCTGCTGCCCGGAAGGCCCTCATTTTGAAGGCGCTGAGGAAATCCTCCAACCGCCATTGGAAGGAGGACGGCCTGACGCCGCGATTGAAGGCTTGTCAGGCTGCGCCCGACGCCATCAAAAGCGCGCGGGATTTACTGCGCGGTGTTGCGGGCGAAATCGATGTAGATCTCGCGCAGGCGGTCAGTCATCGGACCCGGTTTGCCGTTGGCGATGGTCTTGCCGTCGATCGACACCACCGCCTGCACGAACACGGTGGCGCTGGTGATGAAGGCTTCCTTCGCCGCCAGCGCTTCCGCGACCGTGAACGGCCGCTCCTCGACGCGCAACTGCCGCTCTTCGGCCAGCGCAACCACCGCCTTGCGGGTGCAGCCCGGCAGGATCGCCGATGAATTCTGCCGCGTCACCAGCACATCGTCGTGGGTCAGGATGAAGGCCGAGGACGAGCCGCCTTCGGTCACCATGCCGTCCTCGATCATCCAGGCTTCGCCGGCGCCGGCTTCCGCGGCGGCCTGTTTGGCCAGGACCTGCGCCAACAGCGCCACGCTCTTGATGTCGCGTCGTTCCCAGCGGATGTCGGGGACGGTGATCACCGCGATGCCCGTTTTCGCCGATGGCGCGTTGACGATGTCCTTGACCGAAGTGAACATCACCAGCGTCGGCTTCACGCCTTTTGGAAACGCGAAATCGCGCCCGGTGTCGGCGCCGCGCGTCACCTCCAGATAGACCATGCCATTGACCAGATGATTGCGCGCGATCAACTCCCGCTGGATCTCCTGAATTCGCTCAGTCGTTTCCGGCAAGGCCAAAGAGATCTCGCCGACCGAACGTTCCAGCCGCGCCAGATGCGAGGCATTGTCGATCAATTTGCCGTCCAGCACTGCCGCGACCTCGTAAATGCCGTCGGCGAATAAAAAGCCGCGGTCGAGCACCGAGACCTTGGCATCGGCAAGTGGCACGAACGAACCGTTGACGTAGGCGATCTGATCCAAAGCGGGTTCTCCTGCAGGACTTTGAGGC is part of the Bradyrhizobium erythrophlei genome and encodes:
- a CDS encoding molybdate ABC transporter substrate-binding protein, coding for MTRFPRGMLFGLSALALLATPALAQTVTSSGKQESVFPPWQHGANNDAIDRGLGFTIPEVDNLADFHGDLDSPRLVLYVGGNYFFAMARLVQAFEADHPEYKGHIYWETLPPGLLARQIEAGGRITVGNMTWTAKPDAYFAGLMKVKGLIEQGVLVGPAVPYATNDLTIMVPKDNPAHVKDLADLGKPGIRLAMPNPEFEGVARQIKIALTKAGGDALEKMVYETKVKDGTAKLTQIHHRQTPLWIMQGRADAGVTWQSEAEFQEQAGHPISHVAIPAADNATAVYAGAAVKGAPHPDAAKAWLDFIHAPEALQIFARYGFKPYIAH
- a CDS encoding D-amino-acid transaminase, which codes for MDQIAYVNGSFVPLADAKVSVLDRGFLFADGIYEVAAVLDGKLIDNASHLARLERSVGEISLALPETTERIQEIQRELIARNHLVNGMVYLEVTRGADTGRDFAFPKGVKPTLVMFTSVKDIVNAPSAKTGIAVITVPDIRWERRDIKSVALLAQVLAKQAAAEAGAGEAWMIEDGMVTEGGSSSAFILTHDDVLVTRQNSSAILPGCTRKAVVALAEERQLRVEERPFTVAEALAAKEAFITSATVFVQAVVSIDGKTIANGKPGPMTDRLREIYIDFARNTAQ
- a CDS encoding transcriptional initiation protein Tat; this translates as MKIVTGRRGVLRAFALSTAAGAIGLASARARPASAAVESALTPPGATDLDALKQRLARAPRRRDFKTVPMILTNPEQWDHEALTEVLSYKSAPKQVWDNTGIGSPWLNLMRNSLNSQIWSFKHPDFLAVSVTHGTAHLALYDQATWDKYQLTRLAGEKFKTNTLILERKAATGDPADYEDPAGPFSGEDNSIPALMRRGVVFMSCHNAIWEQAGALIKADVNPDKLSQGALAAELTNHLIDGVVLIPGAVGTLPELQQAGFHYAT